TTGAGCCGCTCTGGCGTGAGGAGAACCAGAAAGGAGCAATATGGTGGTGCTTGAGTTGGATCGAGCTGCTGTCCTTGTCGACTTGGGGTATCTCGCTAAGATTCTCAAATACTGTTTTGGTGAACCGCGAATCAACTTCGAGGAGTTCTCAGATCTGATATGCGGAGACAAGGAGCGGCTTCGAACGTTCGTATATGATAGCAATCCGTATGTCAGCCCTGAACCAACTGAAGACGAGAAAAGTCGAGCGGCAAACCACGAACGATTTGTGAAGAGCATCAACGGTCTATCACGATTCGAAGTCAGGCTGGGAAAAACCGCTCATAATCCACACACGGGCGATTTCTTCCAGCGGGGGGTCGATGTGCTTTTCACAGTTGATCTCATGCGGCTAAGCTGGGACAAGCAAATCAACACAGCATTCCTCGTAACGGGAGATAGTGATTTCATTCCTGCAATTCTTTCAGCAAAGAAAGCTGGTGTGTTGACAATCCTCTATTACAGGGATTGTTATGATCCACAGGGGCGACCTATGAGCCGTGTCACAGAAGAATTACTCGATGCATGCGATGAAACACGGCTCATAGAGGAAGAGCTGATTGAAGTCTGCAAGTTCTGAAGGCTAGAGAAATTGGGATTGCCTTAGCTCACGGGTCTCCAGCAGATTCCAAGCTCGTCTGCTTTGTCAAACACCCGCTGCATCTCTTGCCGATGTACTGGCCGCGCAATATCCGAGAATCGTTCCTGTTGGCGTGTCACCTTGTGCTGCGGTCTGTACTGACCCATGATATTAACCATACACTGGGGGATATTCTCGGCAATCCACTCAAGGACAGGAATAGAACAACAATCCACATGATTCGGCATGACTAGATGTCTCACGATGACCTCGCCTGAATCGTAGGCAATTGCATGATTCCTCGATACCACGTCGAAGTACCGAGTTACGCCTGAAAGGCGTTTTCCGCACTCGTTGTTTCCATATTTGAAATCAGGCAGCCAGACATCGATCACATCGAAAAGCAGCTTCATAGTATCTTCCGAACAGTAAAGATTCGAGTTCCACAGCTGGGTTACATTGGATTCTTGATGCTGCATCGAGGCGATTATGGTGTGAGTGTTCGGAATGGGATCTCCGCCGACGTAGTTGATATTGAGTGCGCCATCATCATGGAGGCGTTCTGCGATGGACGCCACATCCTCTGGATTGACGACTCTTCCATTGTTCGGATTTGTTGATATATCGTAGTTCTGGCAGAACACGCAACCGAAACAACAGGATGCAAAGAATATGGTCCCGCTTGGAACTAGTGGTGCCTCCTCGCCAGTGTGGAGAAATGCAGAAGATACACGCGATTCGTGACCAAGCTTGCACCAGCCCTTTTCATCCCTGGTTCTATCAGCCCCGCACTTTCGCTCACAAAAGTGGCAATCCTGCAAAATTCGCTGTGCAAGTTCAGCTTTCAGATTCAGAAAGCTCTGCTCAGGTTGTTCAGCTTCCCCGATTCGTTTTCCCTCATCATCAACGTTCCCAAGATGCTCTTGGAACTTTTCGGAGAGTTGCTTGTGAACATCCCAGAGTTTGTCTGTTGAAGCGTCCAATTCAACATCAGCTTCGATATCCTTGGTCAGCAGGTATTTGGCCCACCTCCTGTCATCTATGATAGCTCTGTACCTACTCATTCGTTCGTTTGCATCTGGATTGTTCCACACTTTCTTCGAATTGGGTCTGACAAATCGCGACATGACGTCTTGTTATTCCCGTGTAAGATGATAAACCATCGGGTAGACAATTATCCTATTCACCAAACGAGTAGATAGCAAAGCCCGGTCTCCTTAGAACACGTGTTCCAAAATATGAGATTCATGATAAGGTGGAGAACAAGGGGCTCGATGATTGAAACTTGGAAGAGATTGATTCCAAGATAGTGAAGCGCAAACTTAGAAAGCAAGCGATTTCAGACTTTCATGTAGGTAGCAAGGAGAAAACCAGATGACACGTAGTGTTGGAGTTATTCCTGCGGCTGGCGAAGGCCGAAGAATGTGCCCATACAGTGATGTTGTACCCAAACAACTCATAATGTATGGCGACAAGCCGGTCATACACCACATTCTTGAGATGTTTAAAGAGGTCGAAGTGAATCAGGTCGTTCTTGTGGTCAATGATATTGAGGGCCCCATCCCCAACTATGTCCGAAATGGTTCTTGGTTGGACATGGATGTGAGGTATGCCGTGCAGGAGAAGCCG
This Candidatus Thorarchaeota archaeon DNA region includes the following protein-coding sequences:
- a CDS encoding NYN domain-containing protein — its product is MVVLELDRAAVLVDLGYLAKILKYCFGEPRINFEEFSDLICGDKERLRTFVYDSNPYVSPEPTEDEKSRAANHERFVKSINGLSRFEVRLGKTAHNPHTGDFFQRGVDVLFTVDLMRLSWDKQINTAFLVTGDSDFIPAILSAKKAGVLTILYYRDCYDPQGRPMSRVTEELLDACDETRLIEEELIEVCKF
- a CDS encoding radical SAM protein; this encodes MSRFVRPNSKKVWNNPDANERMSRYRAIIDDRRWAKYLLTKDIEADVELDASTDKLWDVHKQLSEKFQEHLGNVDDEGKRIGEAEQPEQSFLNLKAELAQRILQDCHFCERKCGADRTRDEKGWCKLGHESRVSSAFLHTGEEAPLVPSGTIFFASCCFGCVFCQNYDISTNPNNGRVVNPEDVASIAERLHDDGALNINYVGGDPIPNTHTIIASMQHQESNVTQLWNSNLYCSEDTMKLLFDVIDVWLPDFKYGNNECGKRLSGVTRYFDVVSRNHAIAYDSGEVIVRHLVMPNHVDCCSIPVLEWIAENIPQCMVNIMGQYRPQHKVTRQQERFSDIARPVHRQEMQRVFDKADELGICWRPVS